The genomic region AGGTGGTGTCCTCCACCAGCAGGGCAAACTGCCTGTTCCTCACGTCCGTGTAGGCGGCGTCGTAGAGCTTAGACGAGGCGAGGAAGTGCGCGCGGTCTTGCTGGATCGTGTTCGCCAGGTCTTTGTACACGCCTTCCTGGACCGTCTGCAGGGACGCGAATGCTAGGCAACATACACTTTATCTTTCGGTTCTATACCTGGCCTCTTAAAGGGACTTGCTtgattacatttatttacattgtaCAAACGTGCAAATAGGTAATACTTCATGAGTATGCTAGATATTAAAGAGATATTTCaaaagaaattaaggaagaaCATACAGACATGTGTTCGACCAAGGCCGTCGCTTTCTCGAATATGAGATGAATATCCGGGTCGCCGATGACTTGCCTGAGGTAGTTGTACTTGACCGGCACCGTCCGCACCGCCAGCATGGAGGTGAGCGCCGAGGAGTAGGACCGGGCGACGATGAGCGCCGCCAGCGACCACATGCCGACGACGACGCGCCCGCTCCACGACCGGCTCAGCCACGTGTATGCTGGAACACACCAGAGCTCATGGGTTTTGCCAGTGAGGGAGACGCCTCGGGAAAGACCATACATGTGGGAGTACGAGCACACGAGGCCAAAGACTCACGCTGACTGATCAGCGCCCCGTAGATCGCCCACAAATGCTGCGGCAGACTTGCGTTTTTGGACGCATGCATCTCCTCGCCCCCGAAGAAGGTGTGGGCGGCCTTGCGGACGCCGAAGAGCACCGCGCCGATCACGCCGACTGACAGGACTAAGCCGATCCATACATGCCACCTGCGGGAGAAGTGCGAGGCCCGTGAGAAGAGGCTTCGAGGGCTCACGGGAAGCTATAGCAGTCAATATCGTCCTTAGAAAGTCTTCGATTCTTCATTTCCCCCACgattcttttccccattttccttagACCTCTTAATGTATATTAGTAAAAATGACACATTGCATCTAACTTAATTTTCCCCACATATTTCAGAAACTTCACAATATACACGACTTCTTCAGCCGTAAGAAAATAATGCAGTTCAAACATCTTTCGCTCCTCCTGCAGGACCAAcctgaagggggtgaggaagccCTTGGGATTGGGCTCAGAGCGCGGCCTTTTCGTCAGGATGCGATAGTAGTcgatgaggatgggggaggagaagtcCACGACGCGGGACCTGGAGTAGGTCAGGCCGAAGGGGCCGAGGGCCAGGTCAGCCTCCTGGGGAGAGGTCAAGAGGGATCATGGAGGGGCAGCATAGCATATGGGTATGTGGGCGCATAACTCACATAAGCTCGTATATAtaggtacaatatatatatatatatatatatatatatatatatatatatacacacacacacacacacacacacacacacacacacacacatatatatatatatatatatatatatatatatatatatatatatatatatatatatatatatatacacacacacatatatacacacacacacacacacacacacacacacacacacatatatatatatatatatatatatatatatatatatatatatatatatatatatatatatatatatatatatatatatacatatatatatatatatatatatatatatatacatatatatatatatatatatatatatatatatacacacacacacacacacacacacatacacaacacacacagacacgcacacatacagaaacacgtaATATAAGCCAACGCCGCCCTTTAATTCAAACATTCCAGGCCGTTGAGAGGAAACGGTTTCCGCCTGATGCACCTGAAATAACACACAGCCACCAGAACGTGAACCGCCTTTTCTGAATTTAAATTCCAATCGGAAACTCGCCTCAGTCAGACCACGAGGGAGACCACGTGAccagaggtgagggggggggggaggctgtgtcGAAGGGGACATAAACTAGGGGTTTCGAGTTTGCTTTTGGCGGCATTTTActtattttgttctgtttttgtcgCCCTCACTcacataatttcttttatttatatatatagcattgcCATCTAACTTTCC from Penaeus vannamei isolate JL-2024 chromosome 26, ASM4276789v1, whole genome shotgun sequence harbors:
- the LOC138866598 gene encoding glutamate receptor ionotropic, kainate glr-3-like, yielding MSSHTLALSRQTSAGVRAGNRHEKILQFGDGGEQVREAAPGSGNLLEGRTLRVAAEEWVPHIAVREDRGGNISISGPMANLLHALSSALGFSYTLVRPPDGAWGIPTEAGDWNGMIGMVKRNEADLALGPFGLTYSRSRVVDFSSPILIDYYRILTKRPRSEPNPKGFLTPFRLVLQEERKMFELHYFLTAEEVVYIVKFLKYVGKIKWHVWIGLVLSVGVIGAVLFGVRKAAHTFFGGEEMHASKNAIFGLVCSYSHMYGLSRGVSLTGKTHELWCVPAYTWLSRSWSGRVVVGMWSLAALIVARSYSSALTSMLAVRTVPVKYNYLRQVIGDPDIHLIFEKATALVEHMSTVQEGVYKDLANTIQQDRAHFLASSKLYDAAYTDVRNRQFALLVEDTTCRKVFSDDFTKYGRCDFYIGKERYWPLVFCLIGRKGMPIMQAINSRIERLVSHDLYFKWLEDELPNATACLKASTKITVNEAYDLTGLWGVFVLFLGGLVVASLVLMTEVCVAVVADWM